Proteins encoded by one window of Girardinichthys multiradiatus isolate DD_20200921_A chromosome 14, DD_fGirMul_XY1, whole genome shotgun sequence:
- the LOC124880992 gene encoding low affinity immunoglobulin gamma Fc region receptor II-like translates to MKRENNNLVEEEGGLYSSSPARDEKHQMSERRMEETPQSLLLCLSFLLCCRINQAGLTVSPSRSQFFKGDSVSLSCEEDNISTGWTVRRNTARGTRTQCGDGWGRKEGSTCKTSSIREHDTGVYWCESREGAASSSIQLTVSGGSVILQSPVLPVMEGDDVTLSCQTKTSSNLPAAFIKDGVIIRTEPAGHMTLHHVTSSDEGLYKCNISGHGESPSSWISVSVKLTTTTCTTSIPPTTPPPASSSSLLSILLPLASLCVVFLLVLLVLLVKRHHHKSKAGKGDDITYSDVQITHLQQQKVKPSRDGLETFSQFFRTEFREESLKFWSAYEYRTTDPGTKLLSKAKIFLQSLWNQRTHKQIKEKS, encoded by the exons ATGAAGAGAGAGAACAACAACCTGGTAGAGGAAGAGGGCGGTCTTTATTCTTCGTCTCCAGCCAGAGATGAAAAGCATCAAATGAGTGAGAGAAGAATGGAGGAAACACcacagagtctgctgcttt GTCTgagtttcctgctgtgctgcaGAATAAACCAAG CTGGTCTGACTGTGAGTCCCAGTAGATCTCAGTTCTTTAAAGGAGACTCTGTGTCTCTGAGCTGTGAGGAGGACAACATCTCTACTGGATGGACTGTGAGGAGAAACACAGCCAGAGGAACCAGAACTCAGTGTGGAGATGGATGGGGGAGAAAAGAAGGTTCTACCTGCAAAACCAGCAGCATCAGAGAACATGATACTGGAGTGTACTGGTGTGAGTCcagagagggagcagccagcagcagcatccagctcactgtctctg gtggatcagtgatcctGCAGAGTCCTGTCCTCCCTGTGATGGAGGGAGATGACGTCACTCTGAGCTGTCAAACAAAGACTTCCTCCAACCTCCcagctgctttcattaaagatggCGTCATCATCAGGACTGAGCCTgcaggtcacatgaccctcCACCATGTGACCAGCTCTGATGAAGGTCTCTACAAGTGTAACATCAGTGGTCATGGAGAGTCTCCATCCAGCTGGATCTCTGTCTCAG TGAAACTCACCACCACCACTTGCACCACCTCCATCCCTCCAACCACTCCTCCTCCTGCCTCCTCATCATCTCTTCTTTCCATCTTGTTGCCTCTTGCATCTTTATGTGTTGTGTTTCTACTGGTGTTACTGGTTCTACTGGTGAAGAGACATCATCACAAGTCAAAAG CTGGTAAAGGAGACGACATCACGTACAGCGACGTCCAAATAACTCATCTTCAGCAACAGAAAGTCAAACCCAGCAGAG ATGGGCTGGAAACCTTCTCTCAGTTCTTCAGGACAGAGTTCAGAGAGGAAAGCCTCAAGTTCTGGTCGGCCTATGAATACAGAACCACTGATCCAGGAACAAAGCTGCTGTCCAAAGCCAAAATATTTCTACAGTCTTTATGGAATCAGAGGACCCATAAACAG